In one Takifugu flavidus isolate HTHZ2018 chromosome 9, ASM371156v2, whole genome shotgun sequence genomic region, the following are encoded:
- the LOC130531929 gene encoding muscle M-line assembly protein unc-89-like isoform X2 — protein sequence MSVNPPKHELNQLIYRHLKEHGFHSAAEELQKQSPQDVTNLSASLLDIYSSWLNDSKREKQSDPTKHSTFKEKRKSSIKASKKQTPTTPIQTRAEEDCGSHSEELSQSLLPQTPTASSKLYPPKTPIKPVTRSPDKPVRPGPLVQAAPGDSSDTTDISEEEIRLPVTPVPQSKSNNDAPDQNKTGTAKKQMAIKDQTPKKQAVTVTTPPIGKAKKKVDKPAKKEQDPKKSVPVKRKKTGENTAVTKKSKTSGKDALAERDASDSDSSLDVEKWKKLLLNMTETDVAKMDAINALDSSTPQPKKKRENKPRTKPSAKTEIQPPQNDRTSNDMDTVLVGDVTQTPAKTVKAKKNRAEKTASLNSPNAMNPNTDTVAIRPLSSIPSPSKETVEEENVIVAAYSEIKIDQKSKKKKIKKTEDAEGENFSNTFVDSIDNKEEKKKSEDKETCNSHVKNKNAKADFDDGKEPIRNVELKTESIVQQKKLKKKKKKNDEETLEQKTEGEIDSEKMAEEENIGQSKKAKKKKQKDKIDVDSAENTSREKDVQTEAAETEDNVGENNSEPISNKKKRKKKRKHHEENLEAVLEKNKFEEQEDQENVANPSECTDEGEQPAEVNHKNKKSSSVKNDSVAFSPLLPSHEELGPPSEKKKKKKSTEVQESPVVPVQDASASLQTPLSSKNKKKKKASRSILGENL from the exons ATGTCCGTGAACCCACCCAAACATGAGCTTAACCAGCTAATCTACCGCCATTTGAAAGAGCATGGTTTCCAttcagctgcagaggagctgcagaagcagagTCCGcag GATGTGACAAATTTGTCTGCATCGTTACTCGACATCTACAGTTCCTGGTTAAA TGACtcaaaaagggaaaagcagtCAGACCCAACAAAACACTCTActtttaaagagaaaagaaaatcttctATCAAGG cttcaaaaaaacaaaccccaaccACGCCCATCCAAACACGAGCCGAGGAAGACTGCGGCTCACATAGTGAGGAGCTGAGTCAGAGCCTACTGCCACAG ACTCCCACCGCTTCCAGTAAATTGTATCCCCCCAAGACTCCAATTAAACCAGTTACACGTTCTCCAGACAAACCTGTGAGGCCGGGCCCACTCGTGCAAGCGGCTCCAGGTGACTCCAGTGACACCACTGACATTTCAGAGGAG GAAATCAGATTACCGGTAACTCCAGTGCCACAATCTAAGTCTAACAAcgatgcacctgatcaaaatAAAACTGGCACGGCCAAAAAACAGATGGCGATTaag GACCAGACGCCCAAAAAGCAAGCTGTGACTGTAACAACGCCACCTATTG GAAAGGCAAAGAAAAAGGTGGACAAGCCTGCCAAAAAAGAACAGGACCCAAAGAAG TCAGTgccagtaaaaagaaaaaaaacaggtgaaaatacAGCCGTCACCAAGAAATCCAAAACCTCTGGGAAAGATGCCCTTGCTGAAAGAGATGCTTCCGACTCTGACAGCAGTTTAGATGTCGAGAAATGGAAGAAGCTGCTCCTGAACATGACAG AGACTGACGTCGCCAAGATGGATGCCATCAATGCTCTGGACTCCTCTACACCGCaaccaaagaaaaagagagagaataaacCTCGGACTAAGCCCTCTGCCAAAACAGAAATTCAGCCTCCCCAAAATGATAGGACATCTAATGATATGGACACAGTGCTGGTAGGAGATGTGACACAAACACCTGCAAAAACTGTTAAAGCCAAGAAGAACAGAGCTGAAAAGACAGCCTCTCTAAACTCTCCTAACGCCATGAACCCAAACACTGATACCGTTGCTATCAGACCTCTATCGTCCATTCCTTCGCCATCAAAAGAaacagtagaagaagaaaatgtaatTGTTGCAGCGTACAGTGAAATAAAGATAGATCAAAagtccaagaagaagaagataaaAAAGACTGAAGATGCAGAAGGTGAAAATTTCAGCAACACTTTTGTGGATTCAATTGAcaataaagaggaaaagaagaaaagtgaaGATAAAGAAACCTGTAATAgtcatgtaaaaaataaaaacgccAAAGCAGATTTTGATGATGGAAAAGAACCAATAAGAAATGTAGAGCTAAAGACAGAGTCAATAGTCCaacaaaagaaattaaagaagaaaaagaaaaaaaatgatgaggAAACTTTAGAGCAGAAAACTGAAGGAGAAATAGACTCAGAGAAAATGGCTGAAGAAGAGAATATTGGGCAGTCAAAAAaagccaagaagaagaaacaaaaggatAAAATTGATGTCGATAGTGCAGAGAACACAAGTAGAGAAAAGGACGTGCAGACAGAGGCAGCTGAAACAGAAGACAATGTTGGAGAAAATAATTCAGAGCCAATATCaaataagaagaaaagaaaaaagaaaagaaagcaccACGAAGAAAATTTAGAGGCTGTACTTGAAAAGAACAAGTTTGAAGAGCAGGAAGATCAAGAAAATGTAGCAAATCCTTCAGAGTGCACTGACGAAGGAGAGCAGCCTGCTGAAGTGaaccataaaaataaaaagagctcATCAGTAAAAAATGATTCTGTGGCATTCTCTCCACTTCTACCCAGTCATGAGGAGCTGGGCCCTccatcagagaagaagaaaa AAAAAAAGTCTACAGAAGTCCAAGAATCACCTGTTGTCCCAGTCCAAGACGCTTCTGCATCCCTCCAAACTCCtttgagcagcaaaaacaaaaag aagaagaaggcctCTAGGAGCATCCTTGGTGAAAATCTTTAG
- the tmco6 gene encoding transmembrane and coiled-coil domain-containing protein 6: protein MWRLSKAHHKFGRHCGNLDEFKVKRREHEKELRQARRDRQLVSRRLLPGEDEDQADVAMDTKTLEEDVIKLFHKLLHSGSQKEVHLKSMSKVLQNPSAQLTFIKQENSMHFLVGLLTGSNAACRLQAARCLLELSHSPHASVAPACVPSTPYLLTYLSGQSTKFTVLCLYTLGNLCPADVVRDKLVAQGIIPALANCVENQRHNLAVVEAAGFTLSQLLQTKDAEKKLIPMVLASSLPSHLLSVLTPDPEFGLAAAIECAWCLHYLTCTESVENNKALLSLGALLACGSLLVSLGGAVAEGNQEDGMELLICPLLRCVGNLLSSCPVETLSSHVGDVRVVVALVALLQAYLQTQPALARECTWVLNNLTAHSTTFCSALVTFNLVPGLIQLLPFSQGINTMVLRVLANIAYKERQSCVQLAHLGLLPALWATLKMADREMVTLGMDVLFMLVVSDTKVAEEFVRQGGISLLEALQYNSEEEIRQRAAHLLERHLLPFSTDVLDSTFS, encoded by the exons ATGTGGAGATTAAGCAAGGCTCACCATAAATTTGGCCGACATTGTGGCAACCTTGACGAGTTCAAGGTAAAGAGGCGAGAGCACGAGAAAG AACTGAGACAGGCCCGCCGAGACAGACAGCTGGTAAGCAGGAGACTATTGCCAGGTGAAGATGAAGACCAAGCAGATGTTGCCATGGATACCAAGACATTGGAGGAG GATGTCATCAAATTGTTCCACAAACTTTTACACAGTGGGTCGCAGAAGGAGGTCCACTTAAAATCAATGAGCAAAGTTCTTCAGAACCCATCAGCACAGCTCACTTTCATCAA ACAGGAGAACAGCATGCATTTTCTGGTTGGTCTTCTGACTGGATCTAATGCTGCATGCCGCCTGCAGGCTGCCCGATGTCTTCTGGAACTGTCTCACTCTCCTCACGCCAGTGTGGCTCCAGCCTGTGTGCCGTCCACTCCCTACCTGCTCACGTACCTGTCAGGTCAGAGCACCAAGTTCACT GTACTATGTCTATACACGCTTGGTAATTTATGTCCAGCGGATGTTGTAAGGGACAAACTTGTGGCCCAGGGAATAATACCTGCTTTGGCAAACTGTGTAGAG AACCAAAGACATAACCTTGCTGTGGTGGAAGCTGCTGGCTTCACCCTCTCACAACTCCTTCAGACAAAAGATGCAGAAAAGAAGCTAATCCC GATGGTCCTGGCCTCAAGTTTACCATCACACTTGCTGTCAGTCTTGACTCCTGACCCAGAGTTTGGCCTGGCAGCTGCCATTGAATGTGCATGGTGTCTGCACTACCTCACATGTACGGAGAG TGTGGAGAATAACAAAGCGCTCTTGTCACTTGGAGCCCTGTTGGCGTGCGGTTCCCTCTTAGTGTCACTAGGTGGAGCTGTGGCTGAAGGAAACCAAGAAGATGGAATGGAGCTG CTCATCTGTCCATTGCTGAGATGTGTCGGAAACCTTCTGTCTTCCTGCCCAGTAGAAACCCTGAGTAGTCACGTGGGTGATGTTCGCGTTGTGGTTGCTCTGGTTGCACTACTTCAGGCCTATCTCCAGACCCAACCAGCCTTGGCTCGAGAGTGTACCTGGGTGCTCAACAACCTCACAG CCCACAGCACTACCTTTTGCTCGGCTCTTGTGACTTTCAACTTGGTTCCTGGGTTGATTCagctcctccctttctctcaaGGCATCAACACCATG GTCCTCAGGGTTCTGGCAAATATCGCTTACAAGGAAAGGCAATCCTGTGTTCAGCTAGCACATCTTGGATTATTACCTGCCCTCTGGGCTACACTAAAAATGGCCGACCGGGAAATGGTGACCCTCGGTATGGATGTCTTGTTCATGCTCGTAGTTAGTGATACAAAG GTGGCTGAAGAGTTTGTGAGGCAAGGTGGGATTTCACTTTTGGAAGCGCTTCAGTACAACAGTGAAGAGGAGATCAGACAAAGAGCAGCTCACCTGCTGGAGCGCCACCTACTGCCCTTCTCCACGGATGTCCTG GACAGCACCTTCTCGTAG
- the LOC130531929 gene encoding muscle M-line assembly protein unc-89-like isoform X1 has product MSVNPPKHELNQLIYRHLKEHGFHSAAEELQKQSPQDVTNLSASLLDIYSSWLNDSKREKQSDPTKHSTFKEKRKSSIKASKKQTPTTPIQTRAEEDCGSHSEELSQSLLPQTPTASSKLYPPKTPIKPVTRSPDKPVRPGPLVQAAPGDSSDTTDISEEEIRLPVTPVPQSKSNNDAPDQNKTGTAKKQMAIKDQTPKKQAVTVTTPPIGKAKKKVDKPAKKEQDPKKSVPVKRKKTGENTAVTKKSKTSGKDALAERDASDSDSSLDVEKWKKLLLNMTETDVAKMDAINALDSSTPQPKKKRENKPRTKPSAKTEIQPPQNDRTSNDMDTVLVGDVTQTPAKTVKAKKNRAEKTASLNSPNAMNPNTDTVAIRPLSSIPSPSKETVEEENVIVAAYSEIKIDQKSKKKKIKKTEDAEGENFSNTFVDSIDNKEEKKKSEDKETCNSHVKNKNAKADFDDGKEPIRNVELKTESIVQQKKLKKKKKKNDEETLEQKTEGEIDSEKMAEEENIGQSKKAKKKKQKDKIDVDSAENTSREKDVQTEAAETEDNVGENNSEPISNKKKRKKKRKHHEENLEAVLEKNKFEEQEDQENVANPSECTDEGEQPAEVNHKNKKSSSVKNDSVAFSPLLPSHEELGPPSEKKKKKKSTEVQESPVVPVQDASASLQTPLSSKNKKKKKKASRSILGENL; this is encoded by the exons ATGTCCGTGAACCCACCCAAACATGAGCTTAACCAGCTAATCTACCGCCATTTGAAAGAGCATGGTTTCCAttcagctgcagaggagctgcagaagcagagTCCGcag GATGTGACAAATTTGTCTGCATCGTTACTCGACATCTACAGTTCCTGGTTAAA TGACtcaaaaagggaaaagcagtCAGACCCAACAAAACACTCTActtttaaagagaaaagaaaatcttctATCAAGG cttcaaaaaaacaaaccccaaccACGCCCATCCAAACACGAGCCGAGGAAGACTGCGGCTCACATAGTGAGGAGCTGAGTCAGAGCCTACTGCCACAG ACTCCCACCGCTTCCAGTAAATTGTATCCCCCCAAGACTCCAATTAAACCAGTTACACGTTCTCCAGACAAACCTGTGAGGCCGGGCCCACTCGTGCAAGCGGCTCCAGGTGACTCCAGTGACACCACTGACATTTCAGAGGAG GAAATCAGATTACCGGTAACTCCAGTGCCACAATCTAAGTCTAACAAcgatgcacctgatcaaaatAAAACTGGCACGGCCAAAAAACAGATGGCGATTaag GACCAGACGCCCAAAAAGCAAGCTGTGACTGTAACAACGCCACCTATTG GAAAGGCAAAGAAAAAGGTGGACAAGCCTGCCAAAAAAGAACAGGACCCAAAGAAG TCAGTgccagtaaaaagaaaaaaaacaggtgaaaatacAGCCGTCACCAAGAAATCCAAAACCTCTGGGAAAGATGCCCTTGCTGAAAGAGATGCTTCCGACTCTGACAGCAGTTTAGATGTCGAGAAATGGAAGAAGCTGCTCCTGAACATGACAG AGACTGACGTCGCCAAGATGGATGCCATCAATGCTCTGGACTCCTCTACACCGCaaccaaagaaaaagagagagaataaacCTCGGACTAAGCCCTCTGCCAAAACAGAAATTCAGCCTCCCCAAAATGATAGGACATCTAATGATATGGACACAGTGCTGGTAGGAGATGTGACACAAACACCTGCAAAAACTGTTAAAGCCAAGAAGAACAGAGCTGAAAAGACAGCCTCTCTAAACTCTCCTAACGCCATGAACCCAAACACTGATACCGTTGCTATCAGACCTCTATCGTCCATTCCTTCGCCATCAAAAGAaacagtagaagaagaaaatgtaatTGTTGCAGCGTACAGTGAAATAAAGATAGATCAAAagtccaagaagaagaagataaaAAAGACTGAAGATGCAGAAGGTGAAAATTTCAGCAACACTTTTGTGGATTCAATTGAcaataaagaggaaaagaagaaaagtgaaGATAAAGAAACCTGTAATAgtcatgtaaaaaataaaaacgccAAAGCAGATTTTGATGATGGAAAAGAACCAATAAGAAATGTAGAGCTAAAGACAGAGTCAATAGTCCaacaaaagaaattaaagaagaaaaagaaaaaaaatgatgaggAAACTTTAGAGCAGAAAACTGAAGGAGAAATAGACTCAGAGAAAATGGCTGAAGAAGAGAATATTGGGCAGTCAAAAAaagccaagaagaagaaacaaaaggatAAAATTGATGTCGATAGTGCAGAGAACACAAGTAGAGAAAAGGACGTGCAGACAGAGGCAGCTGAAACAGAAGACAATGTTGGAGAAAATAATTCAGAGCCAATATCaaataagaagaaaagaaaaaagaaaagaaagcaccACGAAGAAAATTTAGAGGCTGTACTTGAAAAGAACAAGTTTGAAGAGCAGGAAGATCAAGAAAATGTAGCAAATCCTTCAGAGTGCACTGACGAAGGAGAGCAGCCTGCTGAAGTGaaccataaaaataaaaagagctcATCAGTAAAAAATGATTCTGTGGCATTCTCTCCACTTCTACCCAGTCATGAGGAGCTGGGCCCTccatcagagaagaagaaaa AAAAAAAGTCTACAGAAGTCCAAGAATCACCTGTTGTCCCAGTCCAAGACGCTTCTGCATCCCTCCAAACTCCtttgagcagcaaaaacaaaaag aagaagaagaaggcctCTAGGAGCATCCTTGGTGAAAATCTTTAG
- the arsia gene encoding arylsulfatase I: MATTALTGFSMVSLLSLSYLTWDLMSPNQVENEADQTSAGKSPVPTSPHIIFIMTDDQGFNDIGYHSSDIKTPVLDKLAADGVKLENYYIQPICTPSRSQLITGRYQIHTGLQHSIIRPRQPNCLPFDQVTLPQRLQELGYSTHMVGKWHLGFYKKECLPTRRGFDTYFGSLTGSVNYYTYDSCDGPGMCGFDLHEGESVAWSQKGKYSTHLYTQRVRKILATHDPRSQPLFIFLSFQAVHTPLQCPREYIYPYRGLENIARRKYAAMVSAVDEAVRNITYGLRKYGYYENSIMIFSTDNGGQPLSGGSNWPLRGRKGTYWEGGVRGLGFIHSPLLRKKKRVSKALVHITDWYPTLVGLAGGKESHIEGVDGYDVWEAISDGRESPRLEILHNIDPLYNHARSGSLQKGYGIWNTAVQASIRAGDWKLLTGDPGYGDWIPPQILPGFPGDWWNLERNTEPRKSVWLFNISGDPYERLDLSEQRPDVVKQLLARLVYYNRTAVPVRYPTEDLRADPHLNGGAWVPWVRDEEEDSWDRFYQKKNKDWKKKLKLSKSKSFFRRLNTMIISNRI, encoded by the exons ATGGCAACAACGGCTCTCACAGGCTTTTCTATGGTGAGCCTGCTGAGTCTCAGTTATCTGACCTGGGACCTGATGAGCCCAAACCAGGTGGAAAACGAGGCAGATCAGACTTCTGCCGGAAAGTCTCCTGTCCCAACTTCTCCTCACATCATTTTCATCATGACGGATGATCAAGGATTCAACGATATTGGCTATCACAGCTCGGATATCAAGACACCAGTACTGGACAAACTGGCTGCAGATGGAGTGAAGCTGGAGAACTACTACATCCAACCCATCTGTACCCCCTCACGCAGCCAACTCATCACTGGCAG GTATCAGATTCACACTGGCCTGCAGCACTCCATCATTCGGCCCCGTCAGCCCAACTGTCTGCCCTTTGACCAGGTCACCCTCCCCCAGAGACTGCAGGAGCTGGGCTATTCCACCCACATGGTTGGCAAGTGGCACCTGGGTTTTTACAAGAAGGAATGCCTTCCCACCCGCCGTGGCTTTGACACATACTTTGGCTCCTTAACTGGCAGTGTCAACTACTACACTTATGACTCCTGTGATGGCCCTGGGATGTGTGGCTTTGACCTGCATGAGGGAGAGTCTGTTGCCTGGAGTCAGAAAGGTAAATACTCCACCCACCTCTACACACAGAGGGTCCGCAAGATCCTGGCAACCCATGACCCTCGGTCGCAGCCGCTGTTCATCTTCCTGTCCTTTCAAGCCGTTCATACACCCCTTCAGTGTCCGCGGGAGTACATCTACCCATACCGTGGGCTGGAAAACATAGCACGAAGGAAATATGCTGCAATGGTCTCTGCTGTAGATGAGGCTGTGCGTAATATAACATATGGGCTGCGCAAATACGGTTACTATGAGAACAGCATCATGATTTTCTCTACAGACAATGGTGGCCAACCCTTGTCGGGTGGAAGCAACTGGCCACTCAGAGGGCGTAAGGGGACCTACTGGGAAGGTGGTGTTAGAGGTCTGGGATTCATACACAGCCCTTTGTTACggaagaagaagagggtgaGCAAAGCCCTGGTGCATATCACCGACTGGTACCCCACACTGGTTGGATTAGCAGGTGGCAAGGAGTCCCACATTGAGGGTGTAGATGGATATGATGTTTGGGAGGCCATTAGCGATGGGAGAGAATCACCAAGGCTGGAGATCCTCCACAATATCGACCCTCTCTATAACCATGCACGTAGTGGCTCCCTCCAGAAAGGATATGGCATTTGGAACACAGCTGTGCAGGCGTCCATCCGAGCTGGAGACTGGAAACTTCTAACAGGAGACCCCGGCTACGGTGACTGGATACCACCCCAGATtcttccaggttttccaggagaCTGGTGGAATCTGGAGCGCAACACTGAACCTCGGAAATCTGTGTGGCTTTTCAACATTTCTGGGGACCCTTACGAGCGTCTTGACCTTTCCGAACAGAGACCAGATGTTGTCAAACAGCTGCTGGCAAGACTAGTATATTACAATCGCACTGCCGTACCAGTGAGGTACCCAACAGAGGACCTGCGCGCTGATCCCCATCTGAATGGGGGGGCCTGGGTGCCCTGGGtcagagatgaagaggaagacagcTGGGACAGGTTCTACCAGAAAAAGAATAAGGACTGGAAAAAGAAGCTTAAACTTTCCAAAAGTAAATCATTTTTCAGGAGGCTCAACACTATGATAATATCTAACAGAATTTAG
- the LOC130531181 gene encoding uncharacterized protein LOC130531181: protein MEAVVVLLLMVLRISNGVETSCDGRQDKTQCYGALGGTLVLQLMDKVPESLPFIWSKSKGTILNRIGNRPVINVLSTRSEFISHNGTLRMSSLSRTDGGEYTLEIFNEDGEMTASQTQQLNIQAPVSTVRLTSECLSQGEKRMSCSSVGDSPQYSWTLDGDTLTDDQLLSGNNETNEIILKQTVSGRLVCLVRNHVSEASVTEMISTCGE, encoded by the exons ATGGAAGCTGTAgttgttctgctgctgatggtaCTCAGAATTTCTAACG GTGTAGAAACCTCCTGTGATGGACGGCAGGATAAAACTCAGTGTTATGGAGCTCTGGGAGGAACTCTGGTCCTGCAGTTGATGGACAAAGTCCCAGAATCACTTCCATTCATATGGTCAAAGTCAAAAGGAACAATTCTGAATCGGATTGGAAACAGACCTGTGATAAATGTATTATCAACCAGGTCAGAGTTTATTTCCCATAATGGAACATTGAGGATGAGCAGCCTGAGCAGAACTGATGGTGGAGAATATACacttgaaatatttaatgaaGATGGAGAGATGACAGCTAGTCAGACTCAACAGTTGAACATCCAAG CTCCTGTGTCGACTGTCCGGCTGACGTCTGAGTGTCTGTcccagggagagaagaggatgtcctgctcctctgttgGAGACAGTCCTCAGTACAGCTGGACTCTGGATGGAGACACACTGACAGAtgatcagctcctctctgggaaTAATGAGACTAATGAGATCATTCTGAAACAAACAGTGTCAGGACGGCTGGTGTGTTTAGTCAGGAATCACGTCAGTGAAGCCTCAGTAACAGAGATGATTTCAACCTGTGGTGAGTGA